catgcattatcatgctgaaacatgaggtgatggcagcggatgaatggcacgaaaatgggcctcaggatctcgtcactgtatctctatgcattcaaattgacatcgataaaatgcacttgtgttcattgtccgtagcttatgcctgtccataccataacccccacCACCAcggagcactctgttcacaacgtcgacatcagcaaaccgctcacccacacaaagccatacacgctgtctaccatctgcctggtacagttgaaaccaggattcatccatgaagaccagacttctccagcgtgccagtgagcatttgcccactgaagtcagttattacgccgaactgcagtcaggtcaagaccctggtgaagacgacaagcacgcagatgagcttccctgagatggtttctgacagtttgtgcagaaattcttgggttgtgcaaacccagtttcatcggctggtgctcttcctcccggggaggCCTGCCGGTCCATCACGGTTGAACACTCCACCGTGTCCCCCTCCCacagtgcaaagaaccttggcgtgaccctagacaacaccctgtcattctctgcaaacatcaaagcagtgactcgctcgcaggttcatgctctacaacatccgtagagtacgacccttcctcacacaggaagcagtgcaggtcctaatccaggctctTGTCATCTCCagtctagactactgcaactctctgttggctgggctccctgcttgtgccatcaaacccctgcaacttatccagaacactgcagcccgcctggtgttcaaccctCCCAAGTCACCCCGCTGCTCCGCACACTCaactggcttccagtcaaagctcgcatccactacaagaccatggtgcttgccttcagagcagcaaggggaactgcccctcTCTGCCTTCatgctatgctcaaaccctacacccctacCCGAGCACTCCGTGCTGCCACCTCTGGtatcttggccctcccacccttCCCATTCAGCCCAGACAAAGCTCTTCCCTGTCCTTGCACAGCAATGGTGGAACCAACTTCCTTCCCCGAGTCCCTGCCAGTCTTTGGAAAAAATCTGAAACCTGACcttttcaaagagtatcttaTCTTAAATGAATCTCACGGTGCCTCCTACCCACCCATACAACAAAAAACGAAaaagcactgactttgctgataactaatTTGATGGAAAATGTACTTGCTACGACTGTGTGGTTGTCTCATCCAGCTTTCTTAATGCACTAATAGTAAgacggtctggataagagcgcctgctaaatgacaaaaatgtcaatgtaaaatgtaaagtctCAACAAAAAATCTGCATGAACTGCATTCGTTATCTCATAAATGTATTGGGTGAAAAATGGAGTAGTTCAATGAAAGTAATGAAAGAGGCATTTGTGAACATCATTtagcctacacagtacaaacacTATGTAACAGCCGTTTTAGGCTTATATATGCCTTATATATCACACAATGTCTGAATGCAATATTCTACCCAGGAATATTCAACACAGATCTGTTACACTCGTTATTCCAGatgcatctgtggatcttttctgCTGACAACAATGAAAATTAATctgtctttaatgcagggttaGATCTAAACGTCAGAAGCTATCGAGTGGAATGGTTACTTTCTATGTTATAGAGTGGAATGGtgtttctgctggtgtatcctgaggtagctcctctctgagaacctcttctcGCAGTGCGTACAGGCAAACTGCCTTTCTCCCGTGTGaaccttcaggtgcatcttcagctGGTTCTGGTGGGAGAAGCTTttctcacactgggggcagctgtaggatttctcccctgtgtggaccctctggtgcctctttaGGCTGAAAGAGTGGGAGAAGCACATATGACACTGagtacagctgaagggtttctctcctgtgtggaccctctggtgcctcttcagacTGCCAGCCTCGGCGAAGCGCATACCACACTGGGCACAGCtgaagggtttctcccctgtgtggaccctctgatGGATTTCCACCTTCTGGgggcagctgaagcctttgttacagaacatgcagaggaaccgtTTCTCTTTACTAGTGATGTGGTTCTGAGCCTGGGCTCTAGCCCTGTCGTTTGGGTCCAATACCTGATCGAAGAGGACCCGGCTGTGTGAATCGGAAGGCCCCATTGAAGTGGACACTGGGTCGTGATCCCTGAACGCAGGTAAAGGGGAGTGGGTCTTTACATTTGGATTTGTCTCTAAGCTCTCCGTGTAATCTAAGAAATCTCTGCCTTGTGAGTGTTCTTCTAAGTGAGTCTCGTCTGCATTCCATGTCAGAGGAGCGTTGTCCTCCACTTTCACAGTCATCTCATCTACGACTATAAcctcccctttcttatctaggcacccttcagagtatacactactactgcaccggttccagtcccctctagacagatcagtctgtgtctctaAACCCAAGGATATGTTGCCAGGGTCCATCTCTGTAGTGTAAGAACAAGATGAATCATCACCACCAGTGTCTAAcgcatcaccatcaccatctccATGGGAATTAACCATCCTCTGGCTCTGGTAAAATACAGGTAAATACTCTGAGCCAGGAGCAGGAGGACAGCCCAGTCTCCCCAGCCCCACTGGGTCTGATCTGTGGTCAGATCCTGTGTGTAAGAGCCTGTGTGTTACAGTTaaagtctctgtgtctgtctctgacttgaggacggcgttcgccgttccactgacctccgtgatgCTGCATCGGGTCCTGGGCGGCGCTGGGGCGGTGGTGGGGTCCTCTGTGGCTACAGGGGGCGCTCCAGTCTGGATGTCTTTGCTTTGCCGttggtcctcctctccttcagatctctcctgcttgaccccaggacctgcagcctctgcatctgcagactgacacaaGAAGAAAGGAGGTTGTTACTGGTACATGAGTTGAATTGGATAACAATGTCATACGGAAGTCTCAAAAGCTCCCCTATGGCAGACAAATTAGTCCATGTGAGCAAGTGAATAGCTGAAATAAATGCTCCACATTTGCTATACAAAGTAACTAATTTTTAATGCAACATTactacactaacctctatcacgataaggtgctgggttgaggttccactcccctcatcaacagtgattggttggtcatctctccatgtattgtgtcccgctggcttcacaaagctcctgtggcctccagtgagatgtccttcacctgagagagTGATTGGGGGGAAAAGAGGTGGTTAAGTTAGCTACTGTCAATGCTCAATGGTATGTATTGTCCACTATTGACAGTTTCGACACTGTATAGAATTGGAAAGGATGTAAGGTAACACTTTGTATAACTTCTTGATATACTATTGTTTTcaatgagtaaataatagaaaatGCAGTAAATCAAGAATCTGGTTAGAATATGAGTGTCTTTgtgctagacagacagacagatatatacatttaagtcatttagcagacgctcttatccagagcgacttacaaattggtgcattcaatttaggatagccagtgggacaaccacatcttgatcacagtaagtacacttcttcaaacaagcagctgtgagcaaagtcagtgcaaaaGGAACAACTACATCTcaatcacaataagtacatttctttaaacaagtcagtgctagcaggtgaaataagtcaggtgttagtttagacaaaagacagtggtagtaaaggggggtagaaggattactattatactattccaggtattccttaaagaggtagggtttcaagtgtctccggaaggtggtcagtgactccgctgtcctggcgtcgtggggtgtcctggcgtcgtgggggagcttgttccaccattggggtgccagagaagcgaatagctttgactgggctgagcgggaactgtgcttccgtagaggtaggggtggatgaacgtagtgccctcgtttgggtgtagggtctgatcagagcctgaaggtaaggaggtgccgttcccctcacagctccgtaggcaagcaccatggttttgtagtagatgcgagcttcaactggaagccagtggagtgtgctgaggagcggggtgacgtgagagaacttgggaaggttgaacaccagacgggctgcagcgttctggataagttgcaggggtttaatggcacaggcagggagcccagccaacagcgagttgcagtaatccagacgggagatgacaagtgcctggattacgacctgtgccgctttctgtgtaaggtagggtcgtactctgcgaatgttgtagagcatgaacctgcaggatcgggtcaccgctttgatgttagcagagaacgacagggtgttgtccagggtcacgccaaggttctttgcactctgggaggaggacacaatggagttgtcaaccgtgatggcgagatcatggagcgggcagtccttacccgggaggaagagcagctccgtctagatagatagatatatgcactcactaactgtatgcactcactttgctctggataagagcgtctgctaaataactaaaacgTAAAAAtgtaatagatagatagatagatagatagatagatagatagatagcagGGCAATTAATGCATAGTATCCAAAAACTGACCAAGACCCAA
The window above is part of the Coregonus clupeaformis isolate EN_2021a unplaced genomic scaffold, ASM2061545v1 scaf0257, whole genome shotgun sequence genome. Proteins encoded here:
- the LOC123484280 gene encoding zinc finger protein 664-like — encoded protein: MVNSHGDGDGDALDTGGDDSSCSYTTEMDPGNISLGLETQTDLSRGDWNRCSSSVYSEGCLDKKGEVIVVDEMTVKVEDNAPLTWNADETHLEEHSQGRDFLDYTESLETNPNVKTHSPLPAFRDHDPVSTSMGPSDSHSRVLFDQVLDPNDRARAQAQNHITSKEKRFLCMFCNKGFSCPQKVEIHQRVHTGEKPFSCAQCGMRFAEAGSLKRHQRVHTGEKPFSCTQCHMCFSHSFSLKRHQRVHTGEKSYSCPQCEKSFSHQNQLKMHLKVHTGERQFACTHCEKRFSERSYLRIHQQKHHSTL